A region of the Chelatococcus sp. YT9 genome:
CGCGGCGGCTTCGGGTCGCGAGCCGCATTCGAGGGCACCTTGAACAAGGCTGTGCCGATCGGCCTATGCGCACTGGGCATCGCGATTGCTGCGCGCGCCAGACTTGTGAACATTGGCGCAGAGGGACAACTCTTCTTCGGTGCCTTTGCCGCGACAGCCGTCGGCCTTGCGTTACCGGAGAACACGCCGAGTCTGATCGCACTTCCCTGCGTCATTGGCGCAGGGATCCTGGCTGGCGCCTTCTGGGCAGCGCTCGCCGCAATCCTGAAGGTGGCATTCGGCGTTAACGAAATTCTGTCGACGCTGATGCTTAATTATATCTGCTTGTTGTGGGTCGGCTATCTCGTCCGTGGCCCATGGGCCGATCCGTTGGCTTACTCTTTTCCTTACTCTCCGCCCATTCTCGACAATGCCCAGATGGGCCCGCTTCTCGGCAGTCTGAACGGCGGCCTGCTGATCCTGGCAGCAGCTGCCTTGTTTGTCTGGATCGTCGACTATGGCACACGCTGGGGGTACGAGCTCAGGGTGTCCGGCGATGCGCCACTGGCAGCACGATACGGCGGCATCAGCGCTGCGGCCGTCACCTTATCCGTCCTGTGCGTCTCCGGTGCCCTGGCTGGGCTGGCGGGCGCGGTCGAACTCTCGACCTCGACCGGGCGGCTGCAGCTCGGCCTGTCGCCGGGTTATGGCTTCATGGCGATCCTGGTCGCCTGGCTTGGCGGTGGCCGGGCCCTGCCCATCGTCCTTGTATCAATTCTTTATGCCGGTCTCCTCAACGGCGGGTTCAGCCTGCAGGTGTCGCGCATTCCCTCGTCGATCAGCACGATTCTCCAAGCCTTGCTCCTGATCATGGTGCTCGCCGGCGTGACCCTTGGGCGCTACAGAATCCGCCTGGTCCGTGGAGCGCCCGCATGAACATCGAACTACTCTTCGCGGCGGCCATCGTCTCGGCGACGCCGATCCTCTTCGCAGCCCTGGGACAGCTTCTGACCGAGCGCGCCGGGGTCCTCAATCTCGGCATAGAAGGAACCATGCTCGTCGGCGCGGTCTGCGGTTTCGTGATGACCTTCGCGCTCGGCTCAACCGCAATGGGGCTCGTGGGCGCGGCCATCTGCGGTGGCCTTTTCAGCGCTGCCTTCGCCTTTTGCGTCGTTACACTTCGCTTGGACCAGGTGGTGACCGGCCTCGCCTTCTCCATCCTTGGAAGCGGACTGTCCGCTTTCGTCGGGCAGGCCTATGTCGGCAAGGCCCTGCCGATGCGGGGCCCAGCCGACGCGCCTTCTACCATTGCCGGAATTCCGGGGCTTGGCGTCATCATTTTCAACCAGGATGCAATGGTGTTCCTGGCTTTTGCAATCGCCGGACTCATCACATTCTACCTTTACAAGACTAGGCCCGGCCTCATCCTCAGGACGCTCGGCGAGAGCCCGGAAACATTGGACTCTCTCGGCATCACCGTCGTTGGGTTGCGCTATGCCTACATCATCGCCGGCGGCGCGCTGATCGCCCTTGGCGGCGCCTATCTCTCGGTCATCAACACGCCGACCTGGGTCGAGAACATGACAGCCGGGCGCGGCTGGATCGCGCTTGCCATCGTCATCTTCGCCAGCTGGCGTCCAGGCTGGGTGGTCTTCGGCGCGCTTCTGTTCGGTCTCGTCGATGCCTACCGGTTTCGTGCGCAGGCAAGCGGGCAAGCCTTCATCGACCCGCACTTTCTCAACATGTTGCCCTATTTGACGACACTGATCGTTCTGATCGTGATGTCGCGCCCGGGGCTGCGCGCGCGGCTGCGGGCACCGGCCGCACTCGGTATCCCCTATGATCGCGAAAAGCGCTGAGGAGACAGGGATGAAAGCCTATATCGAGGGCAAGGCCCAACAGCTCGGGCCCGAATTTGCGCCATGGTTCGATGCCCGCAATACGGCGATCGTTTCGATCGACCTGCATCGCGGGCATCTCGAGGATTCGCTCGATTGCCCCTGCCCGGCCCCGCGGGCCCGCGCGATCGTCAGCGCGGTCGATGCCTTTCATGCCGCGGCCCGCGAGCTCGGGGTACCCGTCATCCATGTCCGCAGCGTCCTGCGCAAGGGCGGCGTCGATGATGTCAACGGCCTGAAGGCCGCTTGGCGGCTGGTGTTTCCTCTCCATGTGGGTGAGATCCGCAATATGGATGAGCACGCGATCGAGGGGACCCGCTGGACGGAATTCGTCACCCACGTCGATGAGAAAGACCTGATCGTCCAGACCAAAAAGCGGCTTTCAGCCTTCTTTCCGACCGACCTCGACTTTCTCCTGCGCAATCTCGGCACGAAAAGCGTGGTGCTCGACGGTTGCCTCGCCGACTGCTGCGTGCTGAACACCGCATTCGATGCCTCCAACCTCGGCTATAACGTGACCGTGCCGCAGGACCTGGTGCGGGGAACCAACGAGGCGATGGAGAAGGGCGCGCTCGCGATCATCGCGGCGCATCTCGGCATCGTCACCGATTCCGCGAGCATTCTTGACGCCTGGTCGTCCCGGAACGCGCCCGCGATTGCGCAAGCCGCCTCCGCATGAGGCGGCGCGCGAGCGCCGCCGCGGCTCGTCAGGCGAAGATGTCCATCACCCGATAGAGCTGCGTCACCGTGACGATGCCGAGGTCGCTAATGGGTGCCGGCGGCATCCGCGGCGCCGGCGTATTGGGGACCGGGAGGGTCGCCGGCGAGCGATCCTGCAAGATGGTCTCGCCCAGCAGCTTGCCATAGGCGCTCGCCATGGCGACGCCGCGACCGCAATAGCCATGCGAGGTCCACAGCCCGGGCTCGGGTTGGTCGATATGCGGCAAGAAATCGCGTGTGAGCCCGACCTTCCCTGACCAGCGGAATTCGATCTCGGCGCCGCGAAGCTGCGGATAGATCTTGCCAAGCGCCGTCTCGACATGGGCGAAGTCTTCCGGCTGCCGGGGACCGGACAAGGTGCCGCGCGTGCCGAACAGCACCCGCCCGTAAGGATCCTTGTGCCAATAATAGAGAATGCGACGGCTATCCGAAACGGCCTGTTCACCGGGCAGGATGTCTGCCGCAAGCGCGGCCGGCAGCGGCTTTGTGGCGACTATATTGGTGTGGATGGTCGCCATCGTGCGTTCGACGCTCGCATTCAGCCCATTGGAATACGCATCCGCCGCAATGATGACTGTCGGCGCCGTTACGCGGCCGCGGGATGTCTCGACGATCCACCCGCGCGGCGCGCGTAAGACCATCTTCGCCGGTGTCTCACGATAGACCGCCGCGCCTTCCGCCATGGCAGCCCGCGCCAGCCCGCGTGCGTAGCCCAGAGGGTTCAGGGAAGCGCCCTCGTGATCGATCATGCCGCCGATATAGGCCGAGGAGCCGAGCATGCGGGCAAGCTCATCGCGCGAGAGCATGTCCAGACCGCCGATGCCATCGGCTGTCCAGGTGCGCTGGCGCTCCTCCACTCGCCGCAGCCCCGCCGTGTTATGCGCCGGCAGGATCCAGCCGGTGCGCTTCAGATCACATTGAATGTCATAGGTTTTGATGAAATCATAGACGACGTCGGTGGTGGTCGCACCGAAATCTGCCATGGCGCGACCGCGCTGCGGGCCGAACTCCTTGATCAGGCCGGAACGGCTGCTCTTGAAGCCGCGGATGACCGCACCGCTGTTGCGTCCCGAACCACCCCAACCGGGATAGCCGCCCTCGATCACGCGGACACTGGCGCCGCCTCTGGCGAGAACGAGGGCCGCGGAAAGGCCGGTATAGCCCGCGCCGATGATCGCCACATCGCAGGTCGTGTCGCCATCCAGCGGGCGCGAGGGGTCGTCTTCCCTGACAGTCGCCGACCATAGTGTCGGAAATGTATTGATGCAGTCGTTTGCGTAATTCATCTGGTAGAATCCCGGGTAGCGCTTGACGCGGCAGACATCGCGTGCAGACGAACCGTTGTGGCAAAGTGGTAGTCGAGCTCGGCCTTTGCAGTGCCGGCATCTCCGCGCTGCAAAGCGGCAAAAATCCTGCAATGATCGCGATATGCGCCTTCCGGACCGGCATCGATCGCCAGTTCGTTGGTGCGGATCAGGCGGGCACGATTGAGAATGAGTGACAACTCACGCTGCAGCATATCTTGTTCGCTCATCTCCGCGATCGACAGGTGAAAGGCCGTATCGAGATCGCTGAACTCGCCGCGACTGATGTTTTGCAGGGACACGCGCTGCAGCTCGAGGATTTGCGCTACACGGTCGAGCCCGTCAGCACTGCGACGGGCGACAGCGAGCTCCACGGCGAGATGTTCCAGTGCTGCCCTGAGGCGATAAGTCACCAGAATTTCGGGGTAAGAGTAGGTTCGAACGGCATAACGGCGTCCGACACGCTCCACAAGCCCCTCCTGTTCCAGCCGCCGCAGGGCATCGCGCGCCGGAATGCGGCTTCCCCCGAACCAAGACGCGACCTCGTCTTCCTTGAGCACCGCGCCCATCTGGAACTCGTGCCGCAAAATCCTGGTTTTCAGTCCCTCGTAGGCTTGGTCCCCGCGCGAGGCGTTAGCCGTATCGTTCCCATTGAGATCGTGCATCGTTGTCTTTCGCTGGCGTCGCGGAGCCCCTGCTCCTGAACAACCGTTGTCGCGCTATTTTAGTATACTCAATGATGGGAAAGGCTCAATCCGGAAAGCGCGCTCAGGCCACTTTTCGTCAGCTTCAGCGAATTCACTGGCCTCAGCGTTCTGGCATTTATGTCGTTTTATTAGTATGTTATTGGTTTAAAGCCGCCACGAAAGACGCAGCGAAGAGTCTGCTTCGTAAAAAATGCATTTGCGCTATCGCGAGAGCGCGATAGGATATCAGTATACGGAATGCCTGGCAGAGACCGTGACGACGCGCCATCCCAGGCTTGAACTACGCGCCGGCCACGCCTTCTCACTGAGAGACATGGGCGGCCTATGAAGGGGAACGACGATGAATGCATCCCGGCAGATGCGGCTCGGGTTGTCGATGCGCTACCTCGGCTACCATATCGCCGCGTGGCGTCATCCCGATTTCCATCCCGCGAGCCTTGTGGAGTTCGAGACCTACCGCGATATCGCGCGCAAGGCCGAGGCCGCCAAGCTCGACATGATCTTTTTCGCGGACGGCGTTGCTGTGCGGGGTTCCGACAATCCACCCGGCGCCTTGTCCCGCGACATGAAGAATGCGGAGCTGGAGCCGCTGACCCTGCTCTCGGCTATTGCGGCCTGTACAAGCCGGATTGGCCTAGTCGCCACGGCGTCGACGACCTACAACGAGCCATTCCACGTCGCGCGAAAATACGCGTCGCTCGATCACATCAGCAAAGGCCGCGCCGGATGGAACGTCGTCACCTCGTGGTCCGACCAGGAGGCGCAGAACTTCAATCGCGTCGCCAATCTCGAGAAGGATGAGCGCTACGCCCGCGCCGCTGAATTTGTGCAGGTTGTCAAAGGGCTCTGGAGCAGCTGGGACGAGGATGCCTTCGTTCACGACAAGGCGTCGGGGCAGTTTTACGACCCTGACAAGCTCCATGTTCTCAATCATAAAGGCAAATTCTTCGCGGTCCGGGGGCCCTTGAATTCGTGCCGGACGCCACAGGGGGAGCCCATCATCGTGCAGGCCGGCGCGTCATCGCAGGGCCGCGACATTGCAGCCGAGCACGCGCATGTCGTTTATACGAATTCGCTGGACATCGGCGAGGCGCGAACCTTCTACGGCGATCTCAAGGACCGCGCCGCCTCATTCGGTCGCCGGGGCGATGCGCCGCTGATCATGCCGGGCGTCACCCTCTATGTCGCGGCGACGAGGGCCGAAGCGCAGGCCAAGTTCGACGAGTTGCAACGGCTGATCGATCCTGTCGCGGGTCTTGCGCTCCTCTACAATTTCTGCGGCGATCTCTCCGCCTATGATCTCGACAAGCCACTGCCGTCTGATTTCTTCGCGGACGGCATCAGCATAGGCGGCAATCTGCTGGCAAAAGCTCGCCGGGAAAACCTCACGATCCGACAACTCTACGAGGACGTTGCTGCCGGCTACACCGGCCGCTATCTCATCGGAACGGCCGAGGATATCGTCGACGATCTCCAGGACTGGTTCGAGACGGGCGCAGCCGATGGCTTCAACATCTGCCCCCCCATCCTGCCACAGGGCATGGACGATCTCGCGACATTCGTCATACCGGAGCTGCGCAAGCGAGGACTTTTCCGGTCCGATTACGAGGCAACGACACTTCGAGGCAATCTCGGGCTCGCTCAGGCGTGAGGACCGCCGGTGAGCCGGACTGGAGCCAAGCCTGCGATGGGACGTTCAATAGAATAATCCGGAAGTCTAAATAACAAGGAGCCAGAGGATGAATTCGAGCATATCCGTACCGCGCCGCACCCTGTTCAAAGGTATTGGCGCAATGGCCGCGGCAGGCGTTCTGGGCGGGAACGCGCGGGTTGCTTTTGCCGCCGCCCCGCATTTGAGGGCCGCCATCACCGGTTACAGTGTGATCAATACGCTTGATCCGGGCAAGGCGACGCTCATCCCTGAGTTTTACGTCATCTGGTCGTTGTACAACGGGCTGCTGACCTTCGACGACAAGATGAATATCGTCCCGGACCTCGCGGAATCTTACAAGACCCTGGAGGACGGCTCTCTCGAGTTCAAGCTGCGCAAGGGCGTCAAGTTCCACGACGGGTCCGAGATGACCGCGGACGACGTCAAGTTCTCGATCGAGCGGATCCTCAACGAATCCTTCGCATCGCCGAACCGGGCGAAAGTCGCGGCCGTTGATCGCGTGGAAGCCGTCGATCCGCTGACCGTCCGGATCTACACGAAACGCCCCTTTGCGCCACTCCTGACGTTCCTCACGAATTCGCGCACCGGCACGCAGATCGTGCCCCGCAAGGCCGTCGAGGCCATGGGCGCGGAAGCCTTCGCGCGCAAACCTATCGGTACGGGTCCCTATAAGCTCGAATCCTGGTCGGCCGGCACCGGGCTGAAGCTCGCCGCCCACAAGGACTACTTTGGCGGCGCGCCGGCGATCGATACCGTTGAGGTGCCGCTGATTGCCGAGGAATCGAGCGGCGTTACGGCACTGCTCGGCAACCAGATCGATCTGACGAGCACGGTGCCTGCTGCCGACGTCCCGCAGTTGTCGACAAATCCCAACGCGAAGATCCTGAAGCAGCCAGGGCTGAATATGCGCTTCATCTCGATCAACTTGAGAAAGGCGCCTTTCGACGATCCCCATTTCCGGCGCGCCGTATCCATGGCCTTCCAGCGCGAAGCGATGGTCAATGCAGTGATCTTTGGCGAAGGCGCCACATCGCACGGGATCTTCCCACCGCTGCTCGGTGATTACTATTCGAATATTCGTCCACCGCAGACGCTATTCGACGCTACTGCAGCGAAGGCTGAGATGGCAAAGTCGCGCTACAAGCCCGGCGAACATGCGGTGGCGGTGGTCACCTGGGGTGGAAGCTGGTGGAAGCGGTTTGCCGAGATCTTCGTCGCGCAGGTCAACCAAACCCTCGGCACCAAGTTCACGGTCGAAGTCACGGACGCCAACGCCGCTTACGCACGTCAGCAATCCGGTGACTTTGTCTGCTCGGTCTGGGGCTGGCTCGGCCTGGTGGATCCCGATGAATACATCAACGACATTTTTCACTCGAAGGGATGGCGAAACTTCGGCGGCTATTCCAACCCGGAAGCCGACACATTGATCGAGGCGGCCGCTCGCGAGATGGACCAGGCTAAGCGTGTGGAGCTTTACCATAAGGCCGAGAAGGTCGTGATGGAGGATCTGCCGTTCATCCCGTGCTTCACATCCAATATCCATAACCTGATGCGCAAGGGCGTAAGCGGCTTTGTTCAGAAGCCCTATTCGAACTTCGGCGACCAGTTCATCAACATCAAGACGACCTGAGGCAAGCCTTCATGTCCGACGTTGCCCTGCAATCCGGGCTGCACCGAGAGCGCATGGCGCGCCTGAAAGCCCTTTTCATCTATATCGCCAAAAGGGTTCTCGGGAGCGCCGGCGTATTGCTCGTCGGCACGCTCGTGGTGTTCTTCACCATGAAAGCCGCGCCCGGTGACCCTGCCCTGGCGGCCCTCGGCGAGCAGGCATCGCCCGATGCCATCGCGGCTTTCAGGGCCGCGCATGGTCTCGATGCGCCCATCCACGTGCAGTATCTCGCGTGGCTCACGCAAATGCTGCAGGGCAATTTCGGCCAATCGCTGGCACTCGCCAGCGGTGTTCCCGTCGCGACGCTCCTTCTGACAAAACTACCCGCTACGGTCTTCATTGGACTTTATGCTCTCGTGATAGCAGTCGTCATATCACTCGTACTCGGCACGATCGCCGCGCTGCAGCGCGGGCGCGCAGCTGATACGGTGGCGACGTCAATCGCGGTCTTCGGCATCTCCATGCCGGATTTCTGGCTGAGCTATGTCCTCATCTTCGGACTGGCGCTCAATCTCGGATTATTTCCCACGTTCGGCTATGTTTCGCCGGCCGATGACTTTCTGCGGGCACTTCATTTCGGTTTTCTGCCTGCCTTTGCGATCGCGGCTCCCATGGCCGCGGTCTTTGCGCGCACCCTGCGTGCCGTGCTCATCGACGTCATGAACAAGCCCTATGTCACCACGGCCAAGTCGTTTGGCCTCCGTGGCCAGTTCATTTTCGTGCACTTCGTGCTTCGCAATGCACTCGTGCCGTATCTGACAGTGATCGGACTGCAGATCCGCTACATTCTGGGAGGTGTGGTCGTCGTCGAGCGCATCTTCGGAATACCCGGCATCGGATCACTGATGGTCGATGGGGCGTTTGCCCGTGACTTTCCAGTATTGCAGGCCTGCACCGTGACATTCCTGTTCATCGTGCTCGTCGTCAACATGATGACTGATCTCATCTGCGCGGCCCTGGATCCGCGCCGGTCAAGCTAGGGGTCAGCCGCATGCAACTCACCACGACCCTTCGCCGGTTCTTCCGCAACAGAACGGCGGCAGCGGGCCTGCTCATCACGTTCTTCGTCGTCTTCTCGGTCGTGGCGGGGCCTTACCTCCTGCCGCATACGCCCGAAAGCATGGACTTCATGGCCATCCTTTCTCCGCCGAGCTGGAGCCATCCGTTCGGCACCGATTCCTTCGGCCGCGACGTGCTCGCACGCGTGCTGGCCGGAGGCCAGATATCCCTGCTCATAAGCTTCGCCGCGATCGCCATCGCGGCTCTCGCCGGCTGTCTCATGGGGATCATGTCCGGCTATCACGGCGGCATGATCGATACCGTCTTCATGAGGGTCGCCGATCTCCTTTTCGCATTTCCAAGCTTCATTCTTGCGATGTTGCTGATGGTGCTCTTCGGCTTCTCTTCAATTAACATCATCGGGGCCATTGCGCTGGTCTACCTGCCGATCTTCACGCGTATCGCACGCAATACGACCTTGCTGGTGAAAGAGGAATCCTATGTCCAGGCGGCGCGTCTCATGGGCCGGCGGCCGATCACGGTCATGGTGACTGAGATTTTCCCGAATATCTCCGCGGCCATTCTTGTGCAGGCGAGCGTCGGCGTGGCCTTTGCCATCATCCTGGAAGCCGGCCTCAGCTTCATCGGGCTCGGCGTGCAGCCGCCCACGCCTTCCCTCGGCGGGGTGATGGCGGATGGGCGCGAGTACTTCAGCCGCGCGCCCTGGGTGCTGACCATGAGCGGCATCGCCATCTCGATCGCGCTGCTCGGCCTTAATCTGCTGGGCGACGGCATCCGCGACATGACCGACCCTCACCTGCGGGAGCGCGCATAATCATGGCGGCACCGCTCGTCAACATCAGCGACCTGAATGTGTCCTTCCATAATCATGGCAAGGAAACAAAGATCATCCATGGCATCGACCTGACCGTCGGCCGTAACGAGATCCTCGGCATTATCGGTGAATCCGGCTCCGGCAAGACGATCACGGGCCTCTCGCTGCTGCGTCTTCTGCCGCGTAATGCCCGTGTGGAGGCGAAAGAACTAAGCTTTGACGGCATCGCCCTGCCGGGCTTGACGGAGTATCAGTTCGGCGTCCTGCGCGGCATCCGCATGGCGATGATCTTCCAAGACCCTGTCGCCTCCTTCAATCCGTCCAAGCGGATCGGCTGGCACTTCCATCACATCATCGCGCGCGCCGCCGCCCACGGGCCGGATCGGCCGCACGCGGGTCTGGCGGTCGGGAATACCCGCGAGAAGGCGATCGCACTGATGCACAGCGTCGGCATCAAACGCGCGGAAGCGGCGATCGAACTCTATCCCTTCCAGCTCAGCGGCGGCATGCTGCAGCGCGCCCTGATCGCCCTCGTGCTCGCACTCGAGCCCGATCTCATCATCGCCGACGAGCCCACCACTAATCTCGACAAGATCGTCGAGCAGCAAATTCTTGAACTCTTCCGCGACATTCGCCAGCGGCTGTCGGCCGGCATGATCTTCGTGACCCATGATCTCGCCGTCGCGGCCACGCTCTGCGACCGCATCGCCGTGATGCGCTTCGGGGAGCTTGTCGAGATCGGGCCGACGCGGCAGATCTTCGAGGCGCCGCAGCATGAATACACGCGGCTCCTGATCGACACCGCGCAGGAACTGGCGCGCGGCGGCGACAACGGCCGGCTGACGACACGCATCGGCACGGACAAGAGTGCCGCCGTGGTGACGCGGCGGGACGATGCGCGACATAGCGGCTCGCCCCTCATCAGCGTGCGCCATCTTGCCGTTACCTTCCCCGGCCGGGGCTCGCACCCGGCTTTCAAGGCTCTCGACGACATATCCTTCGACGTGGCGCCGGGCGAAATCCTCGGCCTCGTCGGGGAATCCGGTTCCGGCAAGACCACTTTGGGCCGTACGATACTGCGTCTCTACACGCCGTCCGCCGGCCAGATCATCTATCGCGGCCGGGATATCACCCGGCTCTCGGAAACGCAGCTGCGCCCCATGCGGCGCGACCTGCAGATGATATTCCAGGACCCCGCCGGCTCGTTCAACCCGCGCAAGACCATGCGCGCCTCGCTGATCGATGCGCTCACCGTCGCCAAGGCCTGCCCGCGGCCGCAGATGCCGGCGCGTGTCGATGCCCTCCTTCATCGCGTTGGATTGACGGAGGCGCACGCGGAGCGCTATCCGCATGAGCTCTCCGGGGGACAACTGCAGCGCGTGGCGATCGCGCGGGCGATCTGCCTGTCGCCGACCTTGATCGTCGCGGACGAAGCGGTGTCGAAGCTCGACGTTTCCGTGCGCGCCGGGGTGCTCAATCTGTTCAAGGATATCCAGGCGGAAACGGGCATGGCCATGATCTTCATCACCCATGACCTCGAGGTCGCGCGCTATATGTGCGACCGCATCGCCGTGCTCTACCACGGGCGCATGCTCGAATACGGCACGACGGACGAGATCTTCGGCAATCCGCGTCACGATTACACGCGATCGCTGCTGGCGACCATGGACCATGGCGTGTTCGGAAAGCCCGAAATCCGGCAGGCGAGCCAGGCCTCATGAGTATCTGCTATATCGACTGCTCGCCGTTCATGCGCGAGCTCATGGACGAAGTCGCGGACGTCCACGCCGGCGCCATTGCCGTGAATGTCGGCGATCCCGGCGCCGACGAGATCGTCGAACTGGCTCGTGGGCATGACGTGCTCATGAACGGACACAGCTTCATGAACGACGACGTGCTTCGACGCCTTCCTGATCTGCGCCGGATCGTGTTTCTCGGCAGCGGCGCGACGAGCTATATCGACGTCGAGGCGGCCGGCAGGCGCGACATCGAGGTGCTGACGGTCACTGGCTACGGCGACCGTTCTGTCGCGGAACATGCGACGGCGCTGATGTTCGCCGCCGCTCGCCAAGTCGCCCGAATGGACCGCACCCTGCGAGACGGGGACTGGGATCCTCTAGAGGGAATCGAGCTTGCCGGGCGCACGATCGGCATAATCGGCTTCGGCGGCATCGGCCGGGAAATGGCGCGCATCGCGCAAGCTCTCGGCATGGTCCCGCTGATCTGGAACCGCCGGCCGCTCGATGCGGAATGGAGCGCCTTTCAGGCTTGTTCGCTGGAGGAGCTACTGCGGGAAAGTGACGTGATCTCGCTACACCTCGCACTCACTAATGAGACCCGCAGACTACTCGGCCGGGCGGAATTCGGCCTTATGAAGCGAGGCGTTTTGCTTATCAACACAGCGCGCGCAGGCCTCATCGACCAGACAGCTTTGCTGGGTGCCTTGCGCGAGGAACGACTGGGCCATGCCGCGCTCGATGTCTTCGACGAGGAACCATTGCCCCCGGAAAATCCTTATGTGGCGATGGACAACGTCACCTTGACCGCCCATGCGGGCTTCAAGACACGGGCAGCGTCGCGGCGCCTGCTACGGGATGCGTTGGCGAAGGCGCTTGCACCGATTTCCCACCGCGGATGACCTCGCGTGAAGCAGCAGCTTGCATTGCTTCACTTCTTCCCATGCCTAGCGAAGCCTGCCGTGTCGGGACGCGTGAGCCTCCCGTTCGCGTTCTCTGATCTCTCCGGCGTATCGTCTGGCGCTGCATCGTCATCAGCTCGTTAAGAAAGGTTTCTATGTCTCTCGCCGCGTGAGGGAGCATTTGGCTCCTGATTGCACAGCTGTGCAAAAGGGCGAGACCTTGGACGAACAGATCTTCCTTCGCATCTCCGACCTTTCGGCGGGCTACGGCTCAACCCAGGTGCTGAAGGGGTTGAACCTCGCTATCCACAAGGG
Encoded here:
- a CDS encoding ABC transporter permease is translated as MRLRLEPRLETVKPLEVMARVAIGAMLALVLGGLVIALSGHDPLTSYAALIRGGFGSRAAFEGTLNKAVPIGLCALGIAIAARARLVNIGAEGQLFFGAFAATAVGLALPENTPSLIALPCVIGAGILAGAFWAALAAILKVAFGVNEILSTLMLNYICLLWVGYLVRGPWADPLAYSFPYSPPILDNAQMGPLLGSLNGGLLILAAAALFVWIVDYGTRWGYELRVSGDAPLAARYGGISAAAVTLSVLCVSGALAGLAGAVELSTSTGRLQLGLSPGYGFMAILVAWLGGGRALPIVLVSILYAGLLNGGFSLQVSRIPSSISTILQALLLIMVLAGVTLGRYRIRLVRGAPA
- a CDS encoding ABC transporter permease, yielding MNIELLFAAAIVSATPILFAALGQLLTERAGVLNLGIEGTMLVGAVCGFVMTFALGSTAMGLVGAAICGGLFSAAFAFCVVTLRLDQVVTGLAFSILGSGLSAFVGQAYVGKALPMRGPADAPSTIAGIPGLGVIIFNQDAMVFLAFAIAGLITFYLYKTRPGLILRTLGESPETLDSLGITVVGLRYAYIIAGGALIALGGAYLSVINTPTWVENMTAGRGWIALAIVIFASWRPGWVVFGALLFGLVDAYRFRAQASGQAFIDPHFLNMLPYLTTLIVLIVMSRPGLRARLRAPAALGIPYDREKR
- a CDS encoding isochorismatase family cysteine hydrolase, translating into MKAYIEGKAQQLGPEFAPWFDARNTAIVSIDLHRGHLEDSLDCPCPAPRARAIVSAVDAFHAAARELGVPVIHVRSVLRKGGVDDVNGLKAAWRLVFPLHVGEIRNMDEHAIEGTRWTEFVTHVDEKDLIVQTKKRLSAFFPTDLDFLLRNLGTKSVVLDGCLADCCVLNTAFDASNLGYNVTVPQDLVRGTNEAMEKGALAIIAAHLGIVTDSASILDAWSSRNAPAIAQAASA
- a CDS encoding FAD-binding oxidoreductase encodes the protein MNYANDCINTFPTLWSATVREDDPSRPLDGDTTCDVAIIGAGYTGLSAALVLARGGASVRVIEGGYPGWGGSGRNSGAVIRGFKSSRSGLIKEFGPQRGRAMADFGATTTDVVYDFIKTYDIQCDLKRTGWILPAHNTAGLRRVEERQRTWTADGIGGLDMLSRDELARMLGSSAYIGGMIDHEGASLNPLGYARGLARAAMAEGAAVYRETPAKMVLRAPRGWIVETSRGRVTAPTVIIAADAYSNGLNASVERTMATIHTNIVATKPLPAALAADILPGEQAVSDSRRILYYWHKDPYGRVLFGTRGTLSGPRQPEDFAHVETALGKIYPQLRGAEIEFRWSGKVGLTRDFLPHIDQPEPGLWTSHGYCGRGVAMASAYGKLLGETILQDRSPATLPVPNTPAPRMPPAPISDLGIVTVTQLYRVMDIFA
- a CDS encoding GntR family transcriptional regulator; this translates as MHDLNGNDTANASRGDQAYEGLKTRILRHEFQMGAVLKEDEVASWFGGSRIPARDALRRLEQEGLVERVGRRYAVRTYSYPEILVTYRLRAALEHLAVELAVARRSADGLDRVAQILELQRVSLQNISRGEFSDLDTAFHLSIAEMSEQDMLQRELSLILNRARLIRTNELAIDAGPEGAYRDHCRIFAALQRGDAGTAKAELDYHFATTVRLHAMSAASSATRDSTR
- a CDS encoding LLM class flavin-dependent oxidoreductase gives rise to the protein MNASRQMRLGLSMRYLGYHIAAWRHPDFHPASLVEFETYRDIARKAEAAKLDMIFFADGVAVRGSDNPPGALSRDMKNAELEPLTLLSAIAACTSRIGLVATASTTYNEPFHVARKYASLDHISKGRAGWNVVTSWSDQEAQNFNRVANLEKDERYARAAEFVQVVKGLWSSWDEDAFVHDKASGQFYDPDKLHVLNHKGKFFAVRGPLNSCRTPQGEPIIVQAGASSQGRDIAAEHAHVVYTNSLDIGEARTFYGDLKDRAASFGRRGDAPLIMPGVTLYVAATRAEAQAKFDELQRLIDPVAGLALLYNFCGDLSAYDLDKPLPSDFFADGISIGGNLLAKARRENLTIRQLYEDVAAGYTGRYLIGTAEDIVDDLQDWFETGAADGFNICPPILPQGMDDLATFVIPELRKRGLFRSDYEATTLRGNLGLAQA
- a CDS encoding ABC transporter substrate-binding protein, with amino-acid sequence MNSSISVPRRTLFKGIGAMAAAGVLGGNARVAFAAAPHLRAAITGYSVINTLDPGKATLIPEFYVIWSLYNGLLTFDDKMNIVPDLAESYKTLEDGSLEFKLRKGVKFHDGSEMTADDVKFSIERILNESFASPNRAKVAAVDRVEAVDPLTVRIYTKRPFAPLLTFLTNSRTGTQIVPRKAVEAMGAEAFARKPIGTGPYKLESWSAGTGLKLAAHKDYFGGAPAIDTVEVPLIAEESSGVTALLGNQIDLTSTVPAADVPQLSTNPNAKILKQPGLNMRFISINLRKAPFDDPHFRRAVSMAFQREAMVNAVIFGEGATSHGIFPPLLGDYYSNIRPPQTLFDATAAKAEMAKSRYKPGEHAVAVVTWGGSWWKRFAEIFVAQVNQTLGTKFTVEVTDANAAYARQQSGDFVCSVWGWLGLVDPDEYINDIFHSKGWRNFGGYSNPEADTLIEAAAREMDQAKRVELYHKAEKVVMEDLPFIPCFTSNIHNLMRKGVSGFVQKPYSNFGDQFINIKTT
- a CDS encoding ABC transporter permease; its protein translation is MSDVALQSGLHRERMARLKALFIYIAKRVLGSAGVLLVGTLVVFFTMKAAPGDPALAALGEQASPDAIAAFRAAHGLDAPIHVQYLAWLTQMLQGNFGQSLALASGVPVATLLLTKLPATVFIGLYALVIAVVISLVLGTIAALQRGRAADTVATSIAVFGISMPDFWLSYVLIFGLALNLGLFPTFGYVSPADDFLRALHFGFLPAFAIAAPMAAVFARTLRAVLIDVMNKPYVTTAKSFGLRGQFIFVHFVLRNALVPYLTVIGLQIRYILGGVVVVERIFGIPGIGSLMVDGAFARDFPVLQACTVTFLFIVLVVNMMTDLICAALDPRRSS